In a genomic window of Streptomyces pristinaespiralis:
- a CDS encoding acyl-CoA thioesterase — protein sequence MTDQAQRPEAEIPGKPTSASRTTLSHIMTGSDTNLLGTVHGGVIMKLVDDAAGAVAGRHSGGPAVTASMDEMVFLEPVRVGDLVHVKAQVNWTGRSSMEVGVRVLAERWNESTPATQVGSAYLVFAAVDADGKPRPVPPVVPETERDQRRYQEAQIRRTHRLARRRAIRELREKRAAEGMED from the coding sequence ATGACAGATCAGGCCCAGCGCCCGGAGGCTGAAATTCCGGGCAAGCCCACTTCGGCATCCCGTACCACCCTCAGCCACATCATGACCGGCAGTGACACGAATCTCCTCGGCACCGTGCACGGCGGCGTGATCATGAAGCTGGTGGACGATGCCGCCGGGGCCGTGGCGGGCCGGCACTCCGGCGGACCCGCCGTCACCGCCTCCATGGACGAGATGGTGTTCCTGGAGCCGGTCAGGGTGGGCGACCTGGTCCATGTGAAGGCACAGGTCAACTGGACCGGCCGGTCCTCCATGGAGGTCGGCGTACGGGTCCTGGCCGAGCGCTGGAACGAGTCGACGCCCGCCACCCAGGTCGGCAGCGCCTACCTCGTCTTCGCCGCCGTGGACGCCGACGGCAAGCCGCGGCCGGTGCCGCCGGTCGTCCCGGAGACCGAGCGCGACCAGCGCCGCTACCAGGAGGCGCAGATCCGGCGCACGCACCGGCTGGCCAGGCGCCGGGCGATCCGCGAGCTGCGCGAGAAGCGCGCCGCGGAGGGCATGGAGGACTGA
- a CDS encoding LCP family glycopolymer transferase, with translation MPPPPRPRPRPRPAPQRGAAGRPAARQPARPAGRGGHPAGRKGRGSAPVRRDGRPARPRWGMRIVTSLSVLVLGVGGIGHAVVTGLDTEIDRVDPFRDMKNRPEGGRGTNILVVGTDGRDRITPEEKKKYRLGGAPCNCTDTIMLVHIAQDRDRASVVSLPRDSYAEIPEHTDTTTGRHHKPHPVKLNAAYAEGGPGLTVRTVEHMTKVKIDHYLEVDFTSFMKTVDVVGGVEVCTARPMKDTYTGLDLPVGTHKLSGGQALQYVRSRHIDGAADLGRMQRQQRFLAALVDRATSNGVLLNPVKFRKVTSTMLGSVRADRQFGTRQMLALGRAMQGFTPSSSEFTSVPVGDVAFPVKGVGSTVKWDDARAQRLFRLLREDKPLAPHRPKRAKATVVDVDPKQIKVQVYNGTHITGLGEKVDKALNGIGFDTTRAPLNGGSGQVEHTYVTYDPRWDRSAKSLRAALPGAELRPVKGQGPVMKVMAGADFKGVSPVQTHEPHRGEFGAVTGDQVVCP, from the coding sequence TTGCCCCCACCGCCCCGCCCGCGTCCCCGCCCCCGTCCGGCCCCGCAGCGCGGCGCCGCGGGGCGGCCCGCCGCGCGACAGCCGGCGCGACCGGCAGGGCGGGGCGGGCACCCCGCCGGGAGAAAGGGCCGTGGCTCGGCGCCGGTGCGGCGGGACGGGCGCCCGGCACGGCCGCGCTGGGGCATGCGGATCGTCACATCGCTCTCGGTGCTGGTCCTGGGCGTGGGCGGCATCGGGCACGCCGTGGTGACCGGCCTCGACACGGAGATCGACCGGGTCGACCCGTTCCGTGACATGAAGAACCGGCCCGAGGGCGGCCGTGGCACGAACATCCTCGTCGTCGGCACCGACGGCCGGGACAGGATCACGCCCGAGGAGAAGAAGAAGTACCGGCTGGGCGGGGCGCCCTGCAACTGCACCGACACGATCATGCTGGTGCACATCGCGCAGGACCGGGACCGTGCCAGTGTGGTCAGCCTGCCCAGGGACAGTTACGCGGAGATCCCCGAGCACACGGACACCACCACGGGCAGGCATCACAAGCCGCACCCCGTGAAGCTCAACGCGGCCTACGCCGAGGGCGGCCCCGGACTGACCGTGCGCACGGTCGAGCACATGACCAAGGTCAAGATCGACCACTATCTCGAGGTCGACTTCACCAGCTTCATGAAGACGGTGGACGTGGTGGGCGGCGTGGAGGTCTGCACCGCCCGGCCGATGAAGGACACCTACACCGGTCTGGATCTGCCGGTCGGCACCCACAAGCTGAGCGGCGGGCAGGCCCTGCAGTACGTGCGCTCCCGCCACATCGACGGCGCCGCCGACCTGGGGCGGATGCAGCGCCAGCAGCGCTTCCTGGCGGCGCTCGTCGACCGGGCGACCAGCAACGGTGTGCTGCTGAACCCGGTGAAGTTCCGGAAGGTCACCTCGACCATGCTCGGTTCTGTCCGCGCCGACCGGCAGTTCGGCACCCGGCAGATGCTCGCCCTCGGCAGGGCGATGCAGGGCTTCACGCCCTCCTCCTCCGAGTTCACCTCCGTGCCCGTCGGTGACGTCGCCTTCCCGGTCAAGGGCGTCGGGTCCACCGTGAAGTGGGACGACGCCCGGGCCCAGCGGCTGTTCCGGCTGCTGCGGGAGGACAAGCCGCTCGCACCGCACCGTCCGAAGCGTGCCAAGGCCACCGTCGTCGACGTCGACCCGAAGCAGATCAAGGTCCAGGTCTACAACGGGACCCACATCACCGGCCTGGGCGAGAAGGTCGACAAGGCCCTGAACGGCATCGGCTTCGACACCACACGCGCCCCGCTCAACGGCGGCAGCGGTCAGGTCGAGCACACCTATGTGACGTACGACCCACGGTGGGACCGCTCGGCGAAGTCGCTCCGGGCCGCGCTGCCGGGGGCCGAGCTGCGTCCGGTGAAGGGGCAGGGCCCGGTGATGAAGGTGATGGCGGGGGCCGACTTCAAGGGCGTCAGCCCCGTACAGACCCACGAGCCCCACCGCGGCGAGTTCGGCGCGGTGACGGGCGACCAGGTCGTCTGCCCGTGA
- a CDS encoding glycosyltransferase family 2 protein — MNATPAVSVIMPVLNEERHLRNSVRHILEQEYDGEMEVVIALGPSTDRTDEIAAELVREDPRVRTVPNPTGRTPAALNAAIKASRHPVVVRVDGHGMLSQNYIATAVRLLAETGAQNVGGIMHAEGENAWEDAVAAAMTSKVGVGNAAFHTGGKAGPAETVYLGVFRREALEQQGGYNEEFIRAQDWELNFRIREAGGLIWFSPELRVQYRPRPSVRALAKQYKDYGRWRHVVARYHEGSINLRYLAPPTALCAIAAGIVVGAALTPWAFVVPAGYLAAITAGSIPAGKGLSLKARLQIPVALATMHMCWGYGFLTSPRSLAKKVIASRRPSVRAAA; from the coding sequence ATGAACGCCACGCCCGCTGTCTCCGTGATCATGCCGGTCCTCAATGAGGAGCGGCATCTGCGCAACTCCGTCCGCCACATCCTCGAGCAGGAGTACGACGGAGAGATGGAGGTGGTGATCGCGCTCGGGCCGTCCACGGACCGCACCGACGAGATCGCCGCCGAGCTGGTGCGGGAGGACCCGAGGGTCCGCACCGTGCCGAATCCGACCGGCCGCACGCCGGCCGCCCTGAACGCCGCCATCAAGGCGTCCCGCCACCCCGTCGTGGTGCGCGTGGACGGCCACGGCATGCTGTCGCAGAACTACATCGCGACCGCGGTCCGCCTGCTGGCGGAGACCGGCGCGCAGAACGTCGGCGGCATCATGCACGCCGAGGGCGAGAACGCCTGGGAGGACGCCGTCGCCGCCGCGATGACCTCGAAGGTCGGCGTCGGCAACGCCGCGTTCCACACGGGCGGCAAGGCGGGCCCCGCGGAGACGGTGTACCTGGGCGTCTTCCGGCGGGAGGCGCTGGAGCAGCAGGGCGGCTACAACGAGGAGTTCATCCGCGCCCAGGACTGGGAGCTGAACTTCCGTATCCGTGAGGCCGGCGGCCTGATCTGGTTCTCCCCGGAGCTGCGGGTCCAGTACCGCCCCCGGCCGTCCGTGCGGGCGCTCGCCAAGCAGTACAAGGACTACGGGCGCTGGCGCCACGTCGTGGCCCGCTACCACGAGGGCTCGATCAACCTGCGCTACCTGGCGCCTCCGACGGCGCTCTGCGCGATCGCCGCGGGCATCGTGGTGGGTGCCGCGCTGACGCCGTGGGCGTTCGTGGTCCCCGCCGGATACCTCGCGGCGATCACCGCGGGCTCGATCCCCGCCGGCAAGGGCCTTTCCCTCAAGGCGCGGCTCCAGATCCCGGTGGCACTGGCCACGATGCACATGTGCTGGGGCTACGGCTTCCTGACCAGCCCGCGCTCGCTGGCGAAGAAGGTCATCGCGAGCCGCCGGCCCTCGGTCAGGGCCGCCGCCTGA
- a CDS encoding LCP family protein, with translation MAEPGDLGRDEGLYGEGTRVPGSRTALDEERSPGAAQPAEGSGGGHRRGGPRRRAKRGKRRILRGVAITVSLVVLGTAGAGYLYYEHLNSKIKKDDLTLGGEMADHKANAAGQTPLNILLIGSDARNSEANQKLGGAKETFDGPPLADVQMLLHLSADRSNISVVSMPRDTLVKIPECTDPDKPEKTYQAKELALTNESLGRGGPGCTVATWYELTGITIDHFMMIDFAGVVSMADAIGGVPVCVEENIHSRTRDGKGSGLKLKAGTTPIKGEQALQWLRTRYGFDDGTDLARAHGQHMYMNSMVRELRRNTKLTDPNKLRKLAEAAIDSLTVDKGIDTVKDLYDIGMQLKSVPTARITMTTMPNVYSKRPGYEGKVEPMPGDAEQLFRMVREDVPLDGKAPKKPPTRPTASKDPAAAPGEIAVMVRNGTGGDGQYAEQGRATAVTELLVGKGFTAAKPDTTLDPQKSTVVLFSNAELEGDAQAIAKALGIPQSSVKRSTDATGIQLIVGADWRQGDAYPKSNAKPDNKTPDTAKILRADNDQECMPVQEGFTWS, from the coding sequence GTGGCGGAACCCGGCGATCTCGGCCGGGACGAGGGGCTGTACGGCGAGGGGACCCGTGTCCCCGGCAGCCGTACGGCCCTTGACGAGGAACGGAGCCCGGGCGCCGCGCAGCCTGCGGAAGGCAGCGGCGGCGGGCACCGGCGCGGCGGCCCCCGACGGCGCGCGAAACGCGGCAAACGCCGGATACTCCGCGGCGTCGCGATCACGGTGTCGCTGGTGGTGCTCGGCACCGCGGGCGCGGGTTATCTGTACTACGAGCACCTGAACAGCAAGATCAAGAAGGACGATCTCACGCTCGGCGGCGAGATGGCCGACCACAAGGCCAACGCCGCCGGTCAGACGCCGCTGAACATCCTGCTGATCGGCTCCGACGCCCGCAACAGCGAGGCGAACCAGAAGCTCGGCGGCGCCAAGGAGACCTTCGACGGACCACCGCTGGCGGACGTCCAGATGCTGCTGCACCTCTCTGCGGACCGCAGCAACATCTCGGTCGTCAGCATGCCCCGGGACACCCTGGTGAAGATCCCGGAGTGCACCGACCCCGACAAACCGGAGAAGACCTACCAGGCCAAGGAACTCGCGCTCACCAACGAGTCGCTGGGCCGGGGCGGGCCGGGATGCACGGTCGCCACCTGGTACGAGCTCACCGGCATCACGATCGACCACTTCATGATGATCGACTTCGCAGGCGTGGTGTCGATGGCCGACGCGATAGGCGGCGTGCCGGTCTGCGTCGAGGAGAACATCCACTCGCGTACCCGGGACGGCAAGGGCTCCGGCCTGAAGCTGAAGGCGGGGACGACGCCCATCAAGGGCGAGCAGGCGCTGCAGTGGCTGCGCACCCGCTACGGCTTCGACGACGGCACCGATCTGGCCCGCGCCCACGGTCAGCACATGTACATGAACTCGATGGTCCGTGAGCTCCGCAGGAACACCAAGCTCACCGACCCGAACAAGCTGCGCAAGCTCGCCGAGGCGGCCATCGACTCGCTCACCGTCGACAAGGGCATCGACACGGTCAAGGACCTGTACGACATCGGCATGCAGCTCAAGAGTGTGCCGACCGCCCGCATCACGATGACCACCATGCCGAACGTGTACAGCAAGCGGCCGGGGTACGAGGGCAAGGTGGAGCCCATGCCGGGGGACGCGGAGCAGCTGTTCCGGATGGTGCGTGAGGACGTACCGCTGGACGGCAAGGCCCCGAAGAAGCCCCCGACCCGGCCCACAGCGTCCAAGGACCCGGCCGCCGCGCCCGGCGAGATCGCGGTCATGGTGCGCAACGGCACCGGCGGGGACGGGCAGTACGCCGAGCAGGGGCGTGCGACGGCCGTCACCGAGCTGCTTGTCGGGAAGGGCTTCACCGCGGCCAAGCCCGACACCACGCTCGACCCGCAGAAGTCGACGGTCGTGCTGTTCTCCAACGCCGAACTGGAGGGCGACGCACAGGCGATCGCCAAGGCGCTGGGGATTCCGCAGAGTTCGGTGAAGAGGTCCACGGACGCCACCGGTATCCAGCTGATCGTCGGCGCGGACTGGCGGCAGGGCGACGCCTACCCGAAGTCGAACGCCAAGCCGGACAACAAGACACCGGACACGGCGAAGATCCTCCGTGCCGACAACGATCAGGAGTGCATGCCGGTGCAGGAAGGCTTCACCTGGTCGTAG
- a CDS encoding LCP family protein, translated as MDAQSRGRADEIDPADQWVLNPQTGNYELRLDQSAPQSIPSARGSGRSSTRAGAAGSRSAAPRNPASGNGARRGAAATTTEVPEQRRRRTGDASGGRAAQAQAGRRKRKQGKSRKKKVLLWTGGTLALVMVGTATAGYLYYEHLNSNITSVPDDGAGTGGFSKDRAINILVIGTDKRTGDGNEGYGDRNSAGHADTTVLLHVSKDRTNATALSIPRDLITDIPDCPTTQEDGSTKTIPGSPNTRFNVSLGQSGRTPSCTMRTVTELTGIKPDHFMVADFNAVKTLTSAVGGVPICLAKDIKDPDSKLDLPAGEHEIEGEEALAFVRTRHAVGFGGDLDRIKLQQQFLSALMRKLKSNDTLTSPTKLVKLAEAGTKALTVDSQINDIMKLRDLGLELGKFDMKNLTFATVPVRDNPAEKVKATVVLDESKAESLFAMVREDVSLTEVEQKKQQAKDKQNALLEGPRAEASDVRVDVFNGGGPQGAAGKTLEWLQNTEGVLKSSNEGNAPADVTRTTLEYAPNQADQARALADLMGLPAAAMKPGTQDAEGLTAMTLTLGPDFKGAGVPITGPAKVPDDIQKVGADKKVCAG; from the coding sequence GTGGATGCGCAAAGCCGTGGGCGGGCGGACGAGATCGACCCCGCCGACCAGTGGGTACTCAACCCGCAGACCGGCAACTACGAACTGCGACTGGATCAATCCGCACCGCAGTCGATCCCCTCCGCCAGAGGCTCGGGCCGCAGCAGCACAAGAGCCGGCGCGGCCGGCAGCCGCAGTGCCGCCCCGAGGAACCCGGCGTCCGGAAATGGTGCCCGGCGCGGTGCGGCCGCCACGACCACAGAGGTCCCCGAGCAGCGCAGGCGTCGCACCGGTGACGCGTCCGGCGGCCGCGCCGCACAGGCGCAGGCCGGCCGGCGCAAGCGCAAGCAGGGCAAGTCGCGCAAGAAGAAGGTGCTGTTGTGGACGGGCGGCACGCTCGCCCTGGTGATGGTGGGGACGGCGACGGCCGGATACCTCTACTACGAGCACCTGAACTCCAACATCACCTCCGTCCCGGACGACGGCGCCGGCACCGGCGGCTTCAGCAAGGACCGGGCGATCAACATCCTGGTCATCGGCACGGACAAGCGCACCGGCGACGGCAACGAGGGCTACGGCGACAGGAACAGCGCCGGCCACGCCGACACGACCGTGCTGCTGCACGTGTCCAAGGACCGCACCAACGCGACGGCGCTGAGCATCCCGCGTGACCTGATCACGGACATCCCGGACTGTCCGACGACGCAGGAGGACGGGTCGACCAAGACCATCCCCGGGTCACCGAACACCCGCTTCAACGTGAGCCTCGGCCAGTCGGGCCGCACGCCGAGCTGCACCATGCGTACGGTCACCGAGCTCACCGGCATCAAGCCCGACCACTTCATGGTGGCCGACTTCAACGCGGTCAAGACGCTGACCTCCGCGGTCGGCGGTGTGCCGATCTGCCTCGCCAAGGACATAAAGGACCCCGACTCCAAGCTCGACCTGCCCGCGGGCGAGCACGAGATCGAGGGCGAGGAGGCCCTGGCCTTCGTCCGTACCCGGCACGCGGTCGGCTTCGGCGGCGACCTCGACCGCATCAAGCTGCAGCAGCAGTTCCTGAGCGCGCTGATGCGCAAGCTGAAGTCCAACGACACGCTCACCAGCCCGACGAAGCTGGTGAAGCTGGCGGAGGCCGGCACGAAGGCGCTGACCGTCGACTCCCAGATAAACGACATCATGAAGCTCCGTGACCTCGGTCTGGAGCTCGGCAAGTTCGACATGAAGAACCTGACCTTCGCGACCGTGCCCGTGCGGGACAACCCGGCGGAGAAGGTCAAGGCCACGGTCGTGCTCGACGAGAGCAAGGCCGAGTCGCTGTTCGCGATGGTCCGCGAGGACGTCTCCCTGACCGAGGTCGAGCAGAAGAAGCAGCAGGCCAAGGACAAGCAGAACGCCCTTCTCGAGGGCCCCAGGGCCGAGGCGTCCGACGTCCGCGTCGATGTCTTCAACGGCGGCGGCCCGCAGGGCGCCGCAGGGAAGACCCTCGAGTGGCTCCAGAACACCGAGGGCGTTCTGAAGTCCTCCAACGAGGGCAACGCCCCGGCGGACGTGACCAGGACGACCCTCGAGTACGCACCGAACCAGGCCGACCAGGCCCGCGCGCTCGCGGACCTGATGGGCCTGCCTGCCGCGGCGATGAAGCCGGGCACACAGGACGCGGAGGGTCTGACGGCGATGACGCTGACCCTCGGTCCCGATTTCAAGGGCGCAGGGGTGCCCATCACCGGTCCGGCGAAGGTGCCGGACGACATCCAGAAGGTCGGAGCCGACAAGAAGGTCTGTGCCGGATGA
- a CDS encoding LCP family glycopolymer transferase has product MTDKAGTSADPAGSADADEKAGSAVADGSATPGGPADSGRAGAAPAAEDGDTADTSAGDTAGSEADTTDEQAGATADTTDEQAGAAAGSTAGQDVTPGEDGPVAQDGPSASADHGRTGDADGGRADGPAPSGGGGPGGDNDGNGRGGDGQGGDNGGNGRGGDGDEGPAGGRPPRHWMRWAALGTSLVLLAAAGAGWWFYRKLDSNITTDTTAAAELETYEKERPTPVAVDAQNILLLGSDTRAGEGNSKYGRDENGGSQRSDTTILLHIAADRKSATAMSIPRDLLVTVPSCGKPDGSRSKEQTAQFNWAFQFGGAACTIRTVEKFTGVRIDHHMVIDFRGFKDMVDAVDGVEVCLKEPIDDKDARLKLPAGPQTLHGEEALGFVRARKTLGNGSDTERMERQQQFLGALVKKVQSNGVLLNPTRLYPVLDAATKSITTDPGLDSLKDLYDLTRSLRSIPTEKVQFLTVPRQPHAVNPNRDELVQPEADQLFKSLREDDPVTVVPNGEREGEGTTGEPDTGGTTAPSATPTFPGTNAAEGMCE; this is encoded by the coding sequence GTGACGGACAAGGCCGGCACGTCGGCGGACCCCGCGGGGTCCGCCGACGCGGACGAGAAGGCGGGATCCGCGGTCGCGGACGGCTCCGCCACGCCCGGCGGCCCGGCCGACTCCGGGAGAGCGGGCGCCGCCCCCGCCGCGGAGGACGGCGACACCGCTGACACGTCCGCCGGCGACACGGCGGGTTCCGAAGCGGACACGACCGACGAGCAGGCCGGGGCCACGGCGGACACGACCGACGAACAGGCCGGGGCCGCGGCGGGCTCCACGGCCGGCCAGGACGTGACGCCCGGCGAGGACGGCCCCGTGGCGCAGGACGGCCCGTCCGCCTCGGCGGACCATGGCCGCACAGGTGACGCGGACGGCGGCCGCGCCGACGGCCCGGCACCCTCGGGCGGAGGCGGACCGGGCGGCGACAACGACGGGAACGGCCGGGGCGGAGACGGCCAGGGCGGCGACAACGGCGGGAACGGCCGGGGCGGGGACGGCGACGAGGGTCCGGCCGGAGGCAGACCTCCACGGCACTGGATGCGCTGGGCAGCCCTCGGCACCTCGCTCGTCCTGCTCGCCGCCGCCGGCGCCGGCTGGTGGTTCTACCGCAAGCTCGACTCCAACATCACCACGGACACGACCGCCGCCGCGGAACTGGAGACGTACGAGAAGGAACGCCCCACGCCCGTCGCCGTCGACGCGCAGAACATCCTGCTGCTCGGCTCCGACACCAGGGCCGGCGAGGGCAACAGCAAGTACGGCCGGGACGAGAACGGCGGCAGCCAGCGCTCCGACACCACGATCCTGCTGCACATCGCGGCCGACCGTAAGAGCGCGACGGCGATGTCGATCCCGCGCGACCTGCTGGTCACCGTCCCGAGCTGCGGCAAGCCGGACGGCAGCCGCTCCAAGGAGCAGACGGCGCAGTTCAACTGGGCCTTCCAGTTCGGCGGGGCGGCCTGCACGATCCGTACCGTCGAGAAGTTCACCGGGGTCCGCATCGACCACCACATGGTGATCGACTTCCGCGGCTTCAAGGACATGGTGGACGCCGTGGACGGCGTCGAGGTGTGTCTGAAGGAGCCGATCGACGACAAGGACGCGCGGCTCAAGCTGCCCGCCGGGCCGCAGACGCTGCACGGCGAGGAGGCACTCGGATTCGTCCGGGCCCGCAAGACGCTGGGCAACGGCAGCGACACCGAACGGATGGAACGCCAGCAGCAGTTCCTGGGCGCGCTGGTCAAGAAGGTGCAGAGCAACGGCGTGCTGCTCAATCCGACGAGGCTCTACCCGGTGCTCGACGCGGCGACGAAGTCGATCACCACCGATCCGGGTCTCGACTCGCTGAAAGACCTTTACGATCTGACCCGCTCGCTTCGGAGCATTCCGACGGAAAAGGTCCAATTCCTCACCGTTCCCCGGCAACCGCACGCCGTGAATCCCAACCGGGACGAGCTCGTGCAGCCGGAGGCGGACCAGCTCTTCAAAAGTCTGCGCGAGGACGATCCGGTCACCGTCGTACCGAACGGCGAACGCGAGGGCGAGGGAACCACCGGGGAGCCGGACACCGGCGGGACCACCGCACCCAGTGCGACACCGACATTTCCCGGCACCAATGCCGCCGAAGGGATGTGTGAGTAA
- a CDS encoding TIGR03089 family protein, whose product MNASDRTPADLLRSALAADPARPLVTFYDDATGERVELSVATFANWVAKTANLLQGDLNAEPGDRLALLLPAHWQSAVWLLACSSVGVVADVGGDAARADHVVAGPGRFDDGLACGGDRIALSLAPLGRRFPTPPAGYADYAVEVPGQGDRFAAYAPVDPDEPALRVGDLELTGAELVARARQDAERLGLAPGARLLSGKSYDTWEGLSAGLYAPLAAGASVVLCRNLGELSQDALAERVESERVTVTAV is encoded by the coding sequence ATGAACGCCAGCGACCGTACCCCCGCCGACCTGCTGCGATCCGCGCTCGCCGCGGACCCCGCGCGCCCCTTGGTCACTTTTTACGACGACGCCACCGGTGAGCGGGTGGAATTGTCCGTCGCCACCTTCGCCAATTGGGTGGCGAAGACGGCGAATCTGCTCCAGGGCGACCTCAACGCGGAACCGGGCGACCGGCTCGCGCTGCTGCTGCCTGCGCACTGGCAGAGCGCCGTCTGGCTGCTGGCCTGCTCCTCCGTGGGCGTGGTCGCGGACGTCGGCGGTGACGCGGCGCGCGCGGACCATGTCGTGGCGGGGCCGGGCCGCTTCGACGACGGGCTCGCCTGCGGCGGTGACCGGATCGCCCTGTCCCTCGCGCCGCTCGGACGCCGCTTCCCCACCCCGCCGGCCGGCTACGCCGACTACGCGGTGGAGGTACCCGGCCAGGGCGACCGGTTCGCCGCCTACGCGCCGGTGGACCCGGACGAGCCGGCCTTGAGGGTCGGAGACCTGGAACTGACCGGTGCCGAACTGGTCGCGCGGGCACGTCAGGACGCGGAGCGGCTGGGTCTCGCGCCGGGGGCGCGCCTGCTGTCCGGCAAGTCGTACGACACCTGGGAAGGGCTGTCCGCGGGGCTGTACGCGCCCCTGGCGGCCGGCGCCTCGGTCGTCCTGTGCCGGAATCTCGGCGAGTTGTCGCAGGACGCCCTGGCCGAGCGCGTCGAGAGCGAGCGGGTCACCGTCACGGCGGTATGA
- a CDS encoding peptidoglycan recognition protein family protein gives MRGYLASSVGVACATALVIPLSFASGALAAPLPAAAVQQAPDVPGSTQSLPLKALGQTPSERSPGTPELGLPEQDVDPFSLVGVVWEDAFTELDGTVEVRTRAAGSGVWSDWQQVETHNSEHAADPGTVESDARSVRGSTAPLWVGPSDGVEVRVRAADGSSSGLPEGMRLELVDPGDDPAAADPDTDIAPDTDTAPEPDTGQAAAGPDTEPTVGRSPLGGLEIPALNQSDTEAEAAAAGDILAGDLAVGAKPYIGPRPRIVTRKGWGADESWREKKFVYTGSVKAAFVHHSATGNNYTCKEAPSVIRSIYRYHVKSSGWRDIGYNFAVDKCGNIYEGRAGGVAKPVLGAHTLGFNTNSTGIAVLGTYSSSNPPQAAVTAVAKLTAWKLGLHGINPSGKVTLTSAGSGKYAKGVKVKLNAISGHRDGYVTDCPGGRLYSKLGTARTAAAKLQGR, from the coding sequence ATGCGTGGATACCTGGCTTCTTCCGTCGGAGTGGCGTGCGCGACCGCGCTCGTCATCCCGCTCTCGTTCGCTTCCGGCGCGCTCGCCGCGCCCCTGCCGGCCGCCGCGGTCCAACAAGCACCGGACGTGCCCGGCTCGACCCAGTCCCTGCCACTGAAGGCCCTCGGCCAAACCCCCTCGGAGCGTTCCCCCGGCACCCCCGAACTGGGCCTTCCCGAACAGGACGTCGACCCGTTCTCGCTCGTCGGCGTGGTCTGGGAGGACGCGTTCACCGAACTCGACGGCACCGTCGAGGTACGCACCCGGGCCGCCGGGTCCGGCGTCTGGTCCGACTGGCAGCAGGTCGAGACGCACAACTCGGAGCACGCGGCCGACCCCGGCACCGTCGAGAGCGACGCGCGCTCGGTGCGCGGTTCCACGGCCCCGCTGTGGGTCGGCCCCTCGGACGGCGTGGAGGTACGGGTGCGGGCCGCCGACGGCAGCTCGAGCGGGCTGCCCGAGGGCATGCGTCTCGAACTCGTCGACCCCGGCGACGACCCGGCCGCCGCGGACCCCGACACGGACATCGCGCCCGACACGGACACCGCCCCCGAACCCGACACCGGCCAGGCCGCCGCAGGCCCCGACACGGAGCCCACCGTCGGCCGGTCCCCGCTCGGCGGCCTCGAGATCCCGGCCCTCAACCAGTCCGACACCGAGGCCGAGGCGGCCGCCGCGGGCGACATCCTCGCGGGCGACCTCGCGGTCGGCGCCAAGCCGTACATCGGCCCGCGGCCGCGCATCGTCACCCGCAAGGGGTGGGGCGCCGACGAGTCGTGGCGGGAGAAGAAGTTCGTCTACACGGGCTCGGTGAAGGCCGCGTTCGTCCACCACAGCGCCACCGGCAACAACTACACCTGCAAGGAGGCCCCCTCCGTTATCCGCAGTATCTACCGCTACCACGTCAAGAGCAGCGGCTGGCGCGACATCGGCTACAACTTCGCCGTCGACAAGTGCGGAAACATCTACGAAGGCCGGGCAGGAGGCGTGGCCAAGCCGGTGCTCGGCGCGCACACGCTGGGTTTCAACACCAACAGCACGGGCATCGCCGTGCTCGGCACGTACAGTTCCTCCAATCCGCCGCAGGCCGCGGTGACCGCCGTGGCCAAGCTGACCGCGTGGAAGCTGGGGCTGCACGGGATCAACCCCAGTGGGAAGGTCACGCTCACCTCGGCCGGCAGCGGCAAGTACGCGAAGGGCGTGAAGGTCAAGCTCAACGCCATCTCCGGACACCGCGACGGATATGTCACGGACTGCCCCGGAGGCCGGCTCTACAGCAAGCTCGGAACCGCCAGAACGGCTGCGGCCAAGCTTCAGGGCCGCTGA